The sequence below is a genomic window from Candidatus Eisenbacteria bacterium.
GAGCACGATCGCGTAGCCGAGACCCAGGCGACTCGCGAACGGGCGCACCTTGGAGGCGTTGCGCGGGCCGTCCTCGGAGATGCCGATCACGGTGAGGCCGCGCTGCGCCCAGCGCGTGTGCAGCGCCTGCAGCTCCGGCATCGAGGCGATGCACGGCTTGCACCAGGTCGCCCAGAAGTCGAGCAGCACCGGACCGCGTTCGAGCAGCGCGGCAAGCTC
It includes:
- a CDS encoding TlpA family protein disulfide reductase, which produces MIRARSVIPIALAAAWFALASPQPSRGADQLLAPRTASAFRVRTVDGRTLELAALLERGPVLLDFWATWCKPCIASMPELQALHTRWAQRGLTVIGISEDGPRNASKVRPFASRLGLGYAIVL